In Equus caballus isolate H_3958 breed thoroughbred chromosome 7, TB-T2T, whole genome shotgun sequence, one DNA window encodes the following:
- the ICAM4 gene encoding intercellular adhesion molecule 4 isoform X2, with protein MGSGVPFLSWGWRSRRGGGAGYLAGLLGLQGASGSLRAGPRRRGWGLLISRASLAPWRGAPQSGLFAMGPLFPISLLVLLTAASPGGGSARRRRAARAPGPGGSSPAPSGTSAPFWVRISPAFVAVPPGSSVWLNCSSSCPLPDGSSLRTGLRRGQTLGGPGWVSYQLLDVRAWSSDVLCLVTCAGETRGATARINAYKPRSVILEPPVLVGSEYTLRCHVTHVFPVGFLVVTLRRGGQVIYSESLERYKGLDLANVTLTHAFRARPHDLWQPVTCHARLDLDGLVVRSSSAPITLTVLALSPASKAVASTSIAALVGIFLVMGVAYLRKSLAMQSRS; from the exons ATGGGGTCAGGAGTCCCGTTCTTGAGCTGGGGTTGGCGGAGTCGGCGTGGAGGGGGGGCTGGATATCTTGCAGGACTGCTGGGTCTTCAAGGGGCCTCTGGCTCTCTCCGGGCGGGGCCGAGGAGGCGGGGCTGGGGCCTCCTTATCTCCAGAGCCAGCCTTGCTCCCTGGCGCGGGGCCCCTCAGTCCGGGCTCTTTGCCATGGGGCCTCTGTTCCCCATCTCGCTGCTGGTTTTGCTGACCGCCGCCTCTCCGGGAGGCGGGAGCGCGCGGAGGCGCCGGGCGGCGCGGGCGCCAGGCCCCGGGGGCAGCTCTCCCGCGCCCTCGGGGACCTCAGCGCCCTTCTGGGTGCGCATAAGCCCCGCGTTCGTGGCCGTGCCACCCGGGAGCTCAGTGTGGCTCAACTGCAGTAGCAGCTGCCCCCTGCCGGACGGGTCCAGCCTCCGCACGGGGCTGCGGCGCGGCCAGACGCTCGGGGGACCGGGCTGGGTATCCTACCAGCTGCTGGACGTGAGGGCCTGGAGCTCCGACGTGCTCTGCCTCGTCACCTGCGCGGGAGAAACGCGGGGGGCCACGGCCAGGATTAACGCCTACA AGCCGCGCAGCGTGATCCTGGAGCCTCCGGTCCTAGTGGGCAGTGAGTACACTCTGCGCTGCCACGTGACGCATGTGTTCCCCGTGGGCTTCCTGGTGGTGACGCTCAGGCGCGGCGGCCAGGTCATCTACTCCGAGAGCCTGGAGCGCTACAAGGGCTTGGATCTGGCCAATGTGACGCTGACCCACGCGTTTCGCGCCAGGCCCCACGACCTCTGGCAGCCCGTGACCTGCCACGCGCGCCTCGATCTCGACGGCCTGGTGGTCCGCAGCAGCTCGGCACCCATCACACTAACGGTCCTCG CTCTGAGCCCCGCGTCCAAAGCCGTGGCCTCCACGTCCATCGCAGCCCTTGTGGGGATCTTTCTCGTCATGGGGGTCGCCTACCTGCGAAAGTCCCTGGCGATGCAGTCCCGGTCGTAG
- the ICAM4 gene encoding intercellular adhesion molecule 4 isoform X1, whose product MGSGVPFLSWGWRSRRGGGAGYLAGLLGLQGASGSLRAGPRRRGWGLLISRASLAPWRGAPQSGLFAMGPLFPISLLVLLTAASPGGGSARRRRAARAPGPGGSSPAPSGTSAPFWVRISPAFVAVPPGSSVWLNCSSSCPLPDGSSLRTGLRRGQTLGGPGWVSYQLLDVRAWSSDVLCLVTCAGETRGATARINAYKEPRSVILEPPVLVGSEYTLRCHVTHVFPVGFLVVTLRRGGQVIYSESLERYKGLDLANVTLTHAFRARPHDLWQPVTCHARLDLDGLVVRSSSAPITLTVLALSPASKAVASTSIAALVGIFLVMGVAYLRKSLAMQSRS is encoded by the exons ATGGGGTCAGGAGTCCCGTTCTTGAGCTGGGGTTGGCGGAGTCGGCGTGGAGGGGGGGCTGGATATCTTGCAGGACTGCTGGGTCTTCAAGGGGCCTCTGGCTCTCTCCGGGCGGGGCCGAGGAGGCGGGGCTGGGGCCTCCTTATCTCCAGAGCCAGCCTTGCTCCCTGGCGCGGGGCCCCTCAGTCCGGGCTCTTTGCCATGGGGCCTCTGTTCCCCATCTCGCTGCTGGTTTTGCTGACCGCCGCCTCTCCGGGAGGCGGGAGCGCGCGGAGGCGCCGGGCGGCGCGGGCGCCAGGCCCCGGGGGCAGCTCTCCCGCGCCCTCGGGGACCTCAGCGCCCTTCTGGGTGCGCATAAGCCCCGCGTTCGTGGCCGTGCCACCCGGGAGCTCAGTGTGGCTCAACTGCAGTAGCAGCTGCCCCCTGCCGGACGGGTCCAGCCTCCGCACGGGGCTGCGGCGCGGCCAGACGCTCGGGGGACCGGGCTGGGTATCCTACCAGCTGCTGGACGTGAGGGCCTGGAGCTCCGACGTGCTCTGCCTCGTCACCTGCGCGGGAGAAACGCGGGGGGCCACGGCCAGGATTAACGCCTACA AAGAGCCGCGCAGCGTGATCCTGGAGCCTCCGGTCCTAGTGGGCAGTGAGTACACTCTGCGCTGCCACGTGACGCATGTGTTCCCCGTGGGCTTCCTGGTGGTGACGCTCAGGCGCGGCGGCCAGGTCATCTACTCCGAGAGCCTGGAGCGCTACAAGGGCTTGGATCTGGCCAATGTGACGCTGACCCACGCGTTTCGCGCCAGGCCCCACGACCTCTGGCAGCCCGTGACCTGCCACGCGCGCCTCGATCTCGACGGCCTGGTGGTCCGCAGCAGCTCGGCACCCATCACACTAACGGTCCTCG CTCTGAGCCCCGCGTCCAAAGCCGTGGCCTCCACGTCCATCGCAGCCCTTGTGGGGATCTTTCTCGTCATGGGGGTCGCCTACCTGCGAAAGTCCCTGGCGATGCAGTCCCGGTCGTAG
- the ICAM5 gene encoding intercellular adhesion molecule 5, whose amino-acid sequence MPGPSPGLRRALLGLWAALGLGLLGLSAVAQEPFWADLQPRVALVERGGSLWLNCSTNCPRPERGGLETSLRRNGTQRGLRWLARQLVDIREPETQPVCFFRCARRTLQARGLIRTFQRPDRVELVPLPAWQPVGENFTLSCRVPGAGPRASLTLTLLRGAQELIRRSFAGEPPRARGAVLTATVLARREDHGANFSCRAELDLRPHGLGLFENISAPRELRTFALSPDAPRLAAPRLLEVGSERPVSCALDGLFPAWEAGVYLALGDQRLSPDVTLEGDALMATATATASAEQEGARQLVCSVTLGGESRETRENMTVYSFPAPLLTLSEPSVPEGKMVTVTCAAGARALVTLDGVPAAFPGQPAQLQVNATEDDDRRSFFCDATLEVDGETLSKNDSAELRVLYAPRLDDSDCPRSWTWPEGPEQTLRCEARGNPAPSVHCARTDGGAVLALGLLGPVTRALAGTYRCTASNAQGETVKDVTLTVEYAPALDSVGCPERITWLEGTEASLSCVAHGVPPPNVSCVRSGEARVIEGLLHVAREHAGTYRCEATNARGSAAKNVAVTVEYGPSFEELGCPSNWTWVEGAGRLFSCEVDGKPQPQVECVGSGGSSEGVLLPLAPPDSSPRAPSIPSHLAPGIYICNATNRHGSRVKTVAVSSESAPQMDESTCPSHQTWLEGTEAEALACAARGRPSPQVRCSREGAPRPQRLRVSREDAGTYRCLATNAHGTDARTVTVGVEYRPVVAELAASPPGGVRPGGNFTLTCRAEAWPPAQISWRAPPGALNIGLSSNNSTLSVAGALGSHGGEYECAATNAHGRHARRITVRVAGPWLWVAVGGAAGGAALLAAGAGLAFYVRSTACKKGEYNVQEAESSGEAVCLNGAGGGAAGGSGAEAGTEAAGSAEEAPAEGEVFAIQLTSA is encoded by the exons ATGCCAGGGCCCTCGCCAGGGCTGCGCCGGGCGCTGCTCGGTCTctgggctgccctgggcctggggctccTCGGCCTCTCAG CGGTCGCGCAGGAGCCCTTCTGGGCGGACCTGCAGCCCCGCGTGGCGCTCGTGGAGCGCGGGGGATCGCTGTGGCTGAACTGCAGCACCAACTGCCCACGGCCCGAGCGCGGTGGCTTGGAGACCTCTCTGCGCCGGAATGGGACCCAGAGGGGTTTGCGGTGGCTGGCGCGGCAGCTGGTGGACATCCGCGAGCCGGAGACTCAGCCCGTTTGCTTCTTCCGCTGCGCGCGGCGCACGCTGCAGGCGCGTGGGCTCATTCGCACTTTTC AGCGGCCGGATCGCGTAGAGCTGGTGCCGCTGCCTGCCTGGCAGCCTGTGGGCGAGAACTTCACCCTGAGCTGTCGGGTCCCAGGCGCCGGGCCTCGCGCGAGCCTCACATTGACGCTGCTGCGGGGCGCCCAGGAGCTGATCCGCCGCAGCTTCGCCGGGGAGCCACCCCGAGCGCGGGGCGCGGTGCTCACGGCCACGGTGCTGGCGCGGAGGGAGGACCATGGGGCCAATTTCTCGTGCCGCGCCGAGCTGGACCTGCGGCCGCACGGCCTGGGGCTGTTTGAAAACATCTCGGCCCCCAGAGAGCTCCGCACCTTCG CCCTGTCTCCGGACGCCCCGCGCCTCGCTGCCCCCCGGCTCTTGGAAGTGGGCTCAGAAAGACCCGTGAGCTGCGCCCTGGACGGGCTGTTTCCGGCCTGGGAGGCCGGGGTCTACCTGGCGCTGGGGGACCAGAGGTTGAGTCCAGATGTCACCCTCGAGGGGGATGCGCTCATGGCCACTGCCACAGCCACAGCGAGCGCAGAGCAGGAGGGCGCCAGGCAGCTGGTCTGCAGCGTGACCTTGGGGGGCGAGAGCCGGGAGACCCGGGAGAACATGACTGTCTACA GCTTCCCGGCGCCGCTCCTGACCCTGAGCGAGCCCAGCGTCCCCGAGGGGAAGATGGTGACAGTAACCTGCGCGGCGGGGGCCCGAGCCCTGGTCACGCTCGACGGAGTTCCAGCCGCGTTCCCAGGGCAGCCCGCCCAGCTCCAGGTAAACGCCACCGAGGACGACGACAGGCGCAGCTTCTTCTGCGACGCCACCCTCGAGGTGGACGGGGAAACCCTGAGCAAGAACGACAGCGCAGAGCTGCGCGTCCTAT ACGCCCCCCGGCTGGACGACTCGGACTGTCCCAGGAGCTGGACGTGGCCGGAGGGCCCGGAGCAGACGCTGCGCTGCGAGGCCCGCGGAAACCCAGCGCCCTCGGTGCACTGCGCGCGGACCGACGGCGGGGCCGTGCTGGCGCTGGGCCTGCTGGGCCCCGTCACCCGCGCGCTCGCCGGCACTTACCGCTGCACCGCGTCCAACGCCCAGGGCGAGACGGTCAAGGACGTGACGCTGACGGTGGAGT ATGCGCCTGCGCTGGACAGCGTGGGCTGCCCGGAACGCATCACCTGGCTGGAAGGAACGGAGGCCTCGCTGAGCTGCGTGGCCCACGGGGTCCCGCCGCCCAACGTGAGCTGCGTGCGCTCGGGGGAGGCCCGAGTCATCGAGGGCCTGCTGCACGTGGCCCGGGAGCACGCGGGCACGTACCGCTGCGAAGCCACCAACGCTCGAGGCTCTGCGGCCAAGAATGTGGCTGTCACGGTGGAAT ACGGACCCAGTTTTGAGGAGCTGGGCTGCCCCAGCAATTGGACGTGGGTGGAAGGAGCCGGGCGGCTGTTTTCCTGTGAGGTGGATGGGAAACCACAGCCACAAGTGGAGTGCGTCGGCTCCGGAGGCAGCAGCGAGGGGGTCCTGCTGCCGCTGGCCCCCCCAGACTCTAGTCCCAGAGCTCCCAGCATCCCTAGCCACCTGGCACCCGGCATCTACATCTGTAACGCCACCAACCGGCACGGCTCCAGGGTCAAGACGGTCGCCGTGAGCTCGGAGT CGGCGCCGCAAATGGATGAGTCCACCTGCCCAAGTCACCAGACGTGGCTGGAAGGAACCGAGGCTGAGGCGCTGGCCTGCGCCGCCCGGGGTCGACCCTCCCCACAGGTGCGCTGCTCCCGGGAGGGCGCGCCGCGACCTCAGCGGCTGCGCGTGTCCCGAGAGGATGCGGGCACCTACCGCTGCCTGGCCACCAACGCGCATGGCACGGACGCCCGGACCGTCACGGTGGGCGTGGAAT ACCGGCCGGTGGTGGCCGAGCTGGCCGCCTCCCCTCCGGGCGGTGTGCGGCCAGGCGGGAACTTCACCTTGACCTGCCGCGCTGaggcctggcccccagcccagaTCAGCTGGCGCGCGCCCCCGGGAGCGCTCAACATCGGCCTGTCGAGCAACAACAGCACGCTGAGCGTGGCCGGCGCCCTGGGCAGCCACGGCGGCGAGTACGAGTGCGCGGCCACCAACGCGCACGGGCGCCACGCGCGGCGCATCACCGTGCGCGTGGCTG GGCCGTGGCTGTGGGTCGCCGTGGGCGGCGCGGCTGGGGGCGCTGCGCTGCTGGCCGCGGGGGCCGGCCTGGCCTTCTACGTGCGCTCCACCGCCTGCAAGAAGGGCGAGTACAACGTGCAGGAGGCCGAGAGCTCGGGCGAGGCCGTGTGTCTCAACGGCGCGGGTGGCGGCGCGGCCGGGGGCTCGGGCGCTGAGGCGGGAACAGAGGCTGCGGGCAGCGCGGAGGAGGCGCCGGCGGAGGGCGAGGTCTTCGCCATCCAGCTGACATCAGCGTGA